A region from the Sutcliffiella horikoshii genome encodes:
- a CDS encoding DEAD/DEAH box helicase, which translates to MKWRKTIYEVIDWMKSEESIAKNIVHWETVPPKEAQTVPFPAQIDERLLKSLTERGINSLYTHQAAAFEAASNKKHFVAVTPTASGKTLCYNLPVLQKIVQNNDARALYLFPTKALAQDQKSELNEIITQMGVPINSYTYDGDTAPTIRQKVRKAGHVVITNPDMLHSAILPHHTKWVSLFENLEYIVIDELHTYRGVFGSHVANVIRRLKRICKFYGSNPTFICTSATIANPKELAQELTGESFELINNNGAPSSKKHIVFYNPPIVNKPLNIRRSATLEVRKLAAEFLQEKIQTIVFAKSRVRVEILLTYLKELVKNQLGEKSIQGYRGGYLPTQRRAIEKGLRNGEIYGVISTNALELGVDIGQLQVCIMTGYPGTIASAWQQAGRAGRRQGEAVIVMVASSNPLDQYVIQHPEFFLKSNPESARINPNNLVILVDHIKCAAYELPFKEGDTFDGVELEDILDYLTEERVLHENGGKWHWMNDAFPAHNISLRSASQENVIIIDQSSEPANKVIGEMDRFSSMTLLHDEAIYLHQGVQYQVEKLDWEEKKAFVREVNVDYFTDANLAVSLDVLEVDKQTDYQAGTISFGDVSVRAMATIFKKIKFETHENIGSGPIYLPEDELQTSATWITLEEEITDRLKGDDLEKSLLGIAHALKHVTPLLLMCEPMDMQVVPQVKSTHDEKPVVYFYDRYPGGVGLSEKAYDYINELLNSAGELIGNCPCHSGCPSCIGADYPDEDSKELALSLLQKLV; encoded by the coding sequence ATGAAATGGAGAAAAACAATATATGAAGTTATTGATTGGATGAAAAGTGAGGAATCAATAGCAAAAAATATCGTACATTGGGAAACAGTTCCGCCAAAAGAAGCACAAACTGTTCCGTTTCCTGCTCAAATAGATGAACGTTTGTTGAAGTCCTTGACTGAAAGAGGGATCAACTCTTTATATACCCATCAAGCAGCAGCATTTGAGGCTGCATCCAATAAAAAGCATTTTGTTGCTGTCACCCCGACAGCCTCAGGAAAAACCTTATGCTATAACTTGCCGGTACTTCAGAAAATTGTGCAAAACAATGATGCCAGGGCACTGTACTTGTTCCCGACAAAAGCACTTGCACAAGATCAAAAGAGTGAATTAAACGAAATTATTACGCAAATGGGTGTGCCAATCAACAGTTATACATATGATGGCGACACGGCCCCTACTATCAGACAAAAGGTAAGAAAAGCAGGGCATGTAGTTATTACTAATCCTGACATGCTTCATTCTGCTATCCTTCCACATCATACGAAATGGGTCTCCCTTTTCGAAAATCTGGAATATATCGTGATAGACGAATTGCATACGTACAGAGGTGTGTTTGGAAGCCATGTAGCTAATGTCATTAGAAGGTTGAAACGAATTTGTAAGTTTTATGGAAGCAACCCTACATTCATATGTACATCTGCAACGATAGCGAATCCGAAAGAACTAGCTCAGGAGCTCACTGGAGAGTCCTTTGAACTCATTAATAATAACGGGGCTCCATCCAGTAAAAAGCATATCGTCTTTTATAACCCTCCAATCGTCAATAAACCGCTTAATATCCGGAGGAGCGCAACGCTAGAAGTAAGAAAGCTTGCTGCAGAGTTTCTTCAAGAGAAGATTCAAACCATCGTCTTTGCTAAAAGCAGAGTCCGAGTAGAAATTTTATTAACGTACCTTAAAGAGCTGGTCAAAAATCAACTTGGAGAAAAGTCCATTCAAGGATACAGGGGAGGATACCTGCCAACCCAACGCCGAGCGATTGAAAAAGGTTTAAGAAATGGTGAGATATACGGTGTAATTAGTACAAACGCGCTGGAGCTTGGAGTAGATATTGGTCAATTGCAGGTCTGTATCATGACAGGATATCCGGGAACGATTGCAAGTGCCTGGCAGCAGGCGGGCCGTGCTGGGCGCAGGCAGGGGGAGGCCGTAATTGTCATGGTGGCGAGCTCTAATCCCTTAGATCAATACGTCATACAACACCCGGAGTTTTTCCTGAAAAGCAATCCAGAATCAGCCAGGATTAATCCGAACAATCTTGTTATCCTTGTAGATCATATAAAGTGTGCTGCATACGAGTTGCCGTTTAAAGAGGGCGACACCTTTGATGGGGTGGAGCTTGAGGATATTTTAGATTATTTGACAGAAGAAAGAGTGCTCCACGAAAACGGAGGGAAATGGCATTGGATGAATGATGCCTTCCCGGCACATAACATCAGTTTGCGTTCTGCCTCTCAGGAAAATGTCATCATCATAGACCAATCATCAGAACCTGCAAACAAGGTGATTGGGGAAATGGACCGTTTCAGTTCGATGACTCTTCTGCATGATGAAGCGATCTATTTGCACCAGGGAGTTCAATATCAAGTAGAGAAACTTGATTGGGAAGAGAAGAAAGCATTTGTAAGAGAAGTAAATGTTGACTATTTTACTGATGCAAATCTCGCTGTTTCCCTTGATGTACTTGAGGTGGACAAACAGACCGATTACCAAGCAGGCACCATTTCGTTTGGGGATGTGTCAGTCCGAGCGATGGCCACTATTTTCAAAAAGATAAAATTTGAAACTCATGAAAACATCGGTTCAGGACCGATTTACCTACCGGAAGATGAGCTTCAGACGAGTGCAACTTGGATAACACTTGAAGAAGAGATTACTGATCGTCTAAAGGGTGATGATTTAGAAAAGAGCCTGTTGGGGATCGCACATGCTCTTAAACACGTAACTCCGCTGTTATTAATGTGTGAACCGATGGATATGCAAGTAGTCCCTCAAGTTAAATCGACTCACGATGAGAAGCCTGTAGTCTATTTTTATGACCGCTATCCTGGAGGAGTCGGGTTAAGTGAAAAAGCGTACGACTATATAAACGAGTTGCTTAACAGTGCGGGTGAACTAATAGGAAACTGCCCATGTCACTCAGGTTGCCCTTCTTGCATAGGTGCAGATTATCCAGACGAAGACTCTAAAGAATTGGCACTCTCTCTACTTCAAAAGCTTGTGTAA
- a CDS encoding cold-inducible protein YdjO-related protein, with protein MAFGRREVEEIVTEETKVWVCESEDCNGWMRDNFKNSESDVPTCPLCHSSMTQSTKVLAVINNYSQNQKM; from the coding sequence ATGGCTTTTGGAAGAAGAGAAGTAGAAGAAATTGTTACCGAGGAAACGAAAGTATGGGTTTGTGAATCTGAGGATTGCAATGGTTGGATGAGAGATAACTTCAAGAATAGCGAAAGCGATGTCCCGACATGTCCTCTATGCCACAGCAGCATGACACAATCCACCAAAGTGCTAGCAGTCATCAATAACTACAGTCAAAATCAGAAGATGTAA
- a CDS encoding Hsp20/alpha crystallin family protein — translation MKDEQDKLSNKKVPQNNIMTSIDSFFSSSPIKGMLQQMDNFFGHAFTEASLPVETRETSGEFIVICKLPGIKKEQITIETFDRYLTIGVKNEEQLETIDESTSYISNSYSMKHQKRTIPVPPYVKLNALQANYRDGLLQIRIPKKNIKQIKIDD, via the coding sequence ATGAAAGACGAACAGGATAAGCTTTCTAATAAGAAAGTACCTCAAAATAATATCATGACTTCTATTGATTCATTTTTCAGCAGTTCACCGATAAAAGGGATGCTTCAGCAAATGGATAATTTTTTTGGCCATGCATTTACAGAAGCTTCATTGCCAGTGGAAACTCGAGAAACATCAGGAGAGTTTATCGTCATCTGTAAGCTCCCTGGAATTAAAAAGGAACAAATTACAATAGAGACCTTTGATCGATACTTAACCATTGGAGTCAAAAATGAAGAACAACTCGAAACCATTGATGAATCAACTTCTTATATTAGCAACAGCTATTCCATGAAACACCAAAAACGGACCATACCCGTCCCGCCATATGTAAAATTAAATGCCCTTCAAGCAAACTACCGAGACGGCCTACTCCAAATCCGCATACCAAAGAAAAACATCAAACAAATTAAGATTGATGACTGA
- a CDS encoding YppG family protein → MFRRMYARPRHLSHTRNMNMLSQLPFLNNLLPNAGGGSMQGMYPQQVMNGGWMNQQGMLPEYMNTMPFSGNGMQNSAFPFNMMNNMNQHAFPQTMPMGGMGQNSFIQGMPFNGMGQNGYPQGLPQQGVGPGGNMMPNQMSMPFMNPYPTQGQSAKPQTSQVNSFMNQFKGQDGNVDMKKMMDTAGQMMNTVNQLSNMFKGLTATFKA, encoded by the coding sequence ATGTTTAGGAGAATGTATGCGAGGCCTAGACATTTATCACATACTAGGAATATGAATATGTTAAGTCAGCTTCCTTTTTTAAATAATTTATTGCCAAATGCAGGCGGCGGATCCATGCAAGGGATGTATCCACAGCAGGTAATGAACGGGGGCTGGATGAATCAACAAGGGATGCTTCCTGAATATATGAATACAATGCCGTTCTCAGGAAATGGGATGCAAAATTCAGCTTTTCCTTTTAACATGATGAATAATATGAATCAACATGCTTTCCCTCAAACCATGCCGATGGGCGGTATGGGACAGAATAGTTTTATTCAGGGGATGCCGTTTAATGGGATGGGGCAGAATGGCTATCCTCAAGGATTACCACAGCAGGGAGTAGGGCCTGGGGGAAATATGATGCCTAATCAAATGAGCATGCCATTTATGAATCCATATCCAACACAGGGACAGTCAGCGAAGCCTCAAACGTCCCAAGTGAATTCCTTCATGAATCAATTTAAAGGGCAGGACGGCAATGTTGATATGAAGAAAATGATGGACACTGCAGGTCAAATGATGAATACGGTTAACCAACTCAGCAATATGTTTAAAGGTCTTACTGCAACATTTAAAGCATAA
- a CDS encoding YppF family protein translates to MVLEELRHKFISCKTYEPMEHNELMDFARQLYLRGELTIGQFRNLIRELESKGAVPPNTFEDILEIT, encoded by the coding sequence TTGGTACTTGAAGAGTTGCGTCATAAATTTATAAGTTGTAAAACCTATGAACCGATGGAGCATAATGAGTTAATGGACTTTGCCAGACAGCTGTACCTCAGAGGGGAATTAACGATTGGTCAGTTCCGCAATCTTATTCGTGAGCTCGAGTCAAAAGGTGCTGTTCCGCCAAATACGTTTGAAGACATTTTAGAAATAACATAA
- a CDS encoding YppE family protein: protein MSGNDKSVRELTKQILMELDRIEENFMSAKASKQEPDFFQTVKPYADGVFATVEQWESTVKNWILSDKPKYIHVQQIDSTVENINMVAVQCFYPDTREKRFKGMIQSIRYVLNDTISKNI, encoded by the coding sequence ATGTCTGGCAATGATAAAAGTGTAAGGGAATTAACAAAACAAATTTTAATGGAATTGGACAGGATAGAAGAAAACTTTATGTCAGCGAAAGCTAGTAAACAAGAACCTGATTTTTTCCAAACAGTTAAGCCATATGCTGATGGTGTATTTGCGACTGTCGAACAATGGGAAAGTACGGTTAAAAACTGGATTTTGTCAGATAAACCTAAATATATACACGTTCAACAAATAGATAGCACGGTTGAAAATATTAACATGGTTGCTGTACAATGCTTTTATCCGGACACACGTGAAAAACGATTCAAAGGCATGATACAGTCTATTCGGTATGTTTTGAATGATACAATTTCCAAAAATATTTAG
- the ltrA gene encoding group II intron reverse transcriptase/maturase, which produces MELLEQILSNQNMNEAYLRVYKNKGASGVDGITVDELKQYLKEHKDELRQRIRTRKYQPQAALRVEIPKENGKMRKLGIPTVVDRVVQQAIHQILSPIFEKQFSEFSYGFRPKRSCEMAIIKSLEFLNDGHNWVVDIDLERFFDTVHHDKLMRIISNTIDDGDVISLIRKYLVSGVMVNGRYETTPVGTPQGGNLSPLLSNIMLNELDKELESRGLQFVRYADDALIFVKSEKAANRVMDSIVRFIEKKLGLIVNMEKSKISRPNDLKFLGFGYYYDSKSKKYQVRPHPDSIQKFQRKLRKLTKRNWSIRLDYRIIKLKQVIIGWVNYFRTSNMKTAMTEIDQKLRSRIRVIIWKQWKVPKKQIKSLVQLGIPKEEAKGLTFCRRGYRFIGLSKVIHRAISNKRLKQRGFPSALEHYLKVHTVI; this is translated from the coding sequence GTGGAACTTTTAGAACAAATACTAAGTAATCAAAACATGAATGAAGCTTACCTTCGTGTCTATAAAAACAAAGGTGCGAGTGGGGTCGACGGAATAACGGTCGATGAATTAAAGCAATATCTGAAAGAGCACAAAGACGAGCTGCGTCAGCGCATCAGAACAAGAAAATACCAACCACAAGCTGCCTTAAGAGTGGAAATCCCAAAAGAAAATGGCAAGATGCGCAAATTGGGAATACCAACAGTAGTGGATAGGGTAGTTCAACAAGCCATCCATCAAATACTCAGCCCGATATTTGAAAAGCAGTTCAGCGAATTTAGTTATGGCTTCAGACCCAAAAGAAGCTGTGAGATGGCAATTATTAAAAGCCTTGAATTTCTAAATGATGGACATAACTGGGTTGTGGACATTGATCTTGAAAGGTTTTTCGATACAGTCCACCATGATAAACTCATGCGAATCATCTCTAACACAATAGATGATGGAGATGTCATCTCTCTAATAAGAAAATATCTCGTCAGTGGAGTGATGGTGAATGGAAGATATGAGACCACACCAGTTGGGACTCCGCAAGGAGGAAACCTAAGTCCACTTCTGAGTAATATTATGTTGAACGAATTGGATAAGGAACTAGAAAGTAGAGGACTCCAATTTGTAAGATATGCAGATGACGCCCTAATTTTTGTGAAGAGTGAGAAAGCGGCTAATAGAGTGATGGATTCAATTGTACGGTTCATAGAAAAGAAATTAGGACTGATAGTCAACATGGAAAAGAGTAAAATCTCTCGTCCCAATGACTTGAAATTCTTAGGTTTTGGTTACTACTACGATAGTAAAAGTAAGAAATATCAAGTACGACCTCATCCTGACTCCATTCAAAAATTCCAACGGAAGCTTCGGAAATTAACAAAGCGAAATTGGAGTATACGGTTGGACTATCGAATAATAAAACTAAAACAAGTCATAATCGGATGGGTTAATTACTTTAGAACTTCAAATATGAAAACAGCAATGACTGAGATAGACCAGAAGCTTCGCTCCAGAATCAGAGTTATCATTTGGAAGCAATGGAAGGTACCGAAAAAACAAATCAAATCGCTTGTCCAACTAGGAATTCCGAAGGAAGAAGCGAAAGGGTTAACTTTCTGTCGGAGAGGTTACCGGTTCATCGGACTATCAAAAGTTATTCATAGAGCTATCTCAAACAAAAGATTAAAGCAGAGGGGATTCCCCTCTGCTTTAGAACATTATCTAAAAGTACACACTGTAATATAA
- a CDS encoding DUF2515 family protein gives MYVKQVTLYSEIRERRLKYKYSFQENNFITTIRKNTAKYNVDNISRTKAYAAYYDRNKEIRWAFLASMVSRNAGWNMTDLEGKWFKLALKWQKRYPIFMTYELANWMIFHDAYPQLLVYELSKKYNKPLFHLLKGFHVSCFMEAEWQYFWEKRDVARLMTSLIINEQNLIQEPVLHNKKLKRKVYGTSVYAFQDLGHFSCVIFPTLKGKLYGYSVHGFQKLHNRIELGKRLANLLFDPDFSNSFLNFSQNTEHTGSRFDYEQYVHKGFFRETPFLRAVYPVVSHQPFHQDDWVFRQARHLSKWSEMQPKTDREEIDITKWFIHKQHQMHSLIALKKWL, from the coding sequence ATGTACGTGAAACAGGTAACTCTCTATTCGGAAATACGAGAAAGAAGATTGAAATATAAGTACTCCTTTCAAGAAAATAATTTTATCACTACTATTAGAAAAAATACAGCGAAATACAATGTTGACAATATTTCTAGGACAAAAGCCTATGCAGCTTATTATGATAGAAACAAAGAAATTCGGTGGGCCTTTTTGGCGAGCATGGTATCCCGAAATGCAGGCTGGAATATGACGGATCTGGAGGGGAAATGGTTCAAGCTTGCATTAAAATGGCAGAAGAGATACCCGATTTTTATGACCTACGAATTAGCAAATTGGATGATATTCCATGATGCGTATCCACAATTATTAGTATATGAGTTGTCCAAAAAATATAACAAACCATTATTTCATTTATTAAAAGGTTTTCATGTTTCCTGTTTCATGGAAGCAGAATGGCAGTATTTTTGGGAGAAAAGGGATGTAGCAAGGTTGATGACTTCTCTCATTATAAATGAACAAAATTTAATCCAAGAACCGGTTCTACATAACAAAAAACTAAAAAGAAAGGTCTATGGAACTAGCGTATACGCCTTTCAAGATCTTGGTCATTTCAGTTGTGTCATTTTTCCAACACTTAAGGGAAAGTTGTATGGATATTCTGTACATGGGTTTCAAAAGCTCCATAATAGAATTGAATTAGGGAAGAGATTGGCAAATCTTTTATTTGACCCGGATTTTTCGAACTCCTTTTTAAACTTTTCACAGAACACAGAACATACAGGGTCTAGGTTTGATTATGAGCAGTATGTCCATAAAGGGTTTTTTCGAGAAACTCCTTTTCTGAGAGCGGTATACCCTGTGGTTTCCCATCAGCCTTTTCACCAAGACGACTGGGTTTTTAGACAGGCAAGACATCTTTCTAAATGGAGTGAAATGCAACCGAAAACAGATAGAGAGGAGATAGATATTACGAAGTGGTTTATTCACAAACAGCATCAGATGCATAGCTTAATTGCTTTGAAAAAGTGGTTATAA
- the recU gene encoding Holliday junction resolvase RecU, producing the protein MTIRYPNGKVFQASSNSPSKKTGPTLYGNRGMSLEDDLHDSNMYYLHQEIAVVHKKPTPIQIVDVHYPKRSAAVIKEAYFKQASTTDFNGVYKGRYIDFEAKETKNKTSFPLQNFHEHQIQHMRQVVKQNGICFVILMFSLFNEVYLLPADKLFHYWDRKESGERKSITKQEVERDGYLIPQGYQPRIDYIKIIDMYY; encoded by the coding sequence ATGACTATACGATACCCAAATGGTAAAGTATTTCAGGCAAGTAGCAATTCGCCTTCCAAAAAGACTGGTCCAACATTGTATGGCAACAGAGGGATGAGTTTAGAAGATGACCTTCATGATTCCAATATGTATTACCTCCACCAAGAAATTGCTGTTGTCCATAAAAAGCCGACACCAATCCAGATTGTCGATGTGCATTATCCAAAAAGAAGTGCCGCCGTCATTAAAGAAGCTTACTTCAAACAAGCTTCGACCACAGACTTTAACGGAGTATACAAAGGTAGGTATATTGATTTTGAGGCAAAGGAAACGAAAAATAAAACTTCCTTCCCTCTCCAAAACTTTCATGAGCATCAAATTCAACATATGCGCCAAGTTGTGAAACAAAATGGAATCTGTTTCGTCATATTAATGTTCAGTCTTTTTAATGAAGTGTATTTGTTGCCGGCCGATAAATTATTTCATTATTGGGACAGGAAAGAATCCGGTGAAAGAAAGTCTATTACAAAACAAGAGGTCGAACGTGATGGCTACTTGATCCCTCAAGGTTATCAGCCAAGAATCGATTACATCAAAATAATAGACATGTATTATTAA
- a CDS encoding PBP1A family penicillin-binding protein: MTEKYQSREQRRQAMEEERSAKSGTKKKGPKKGLFKKIFLSALIIGIVGLLTGIGTFAYYVQSTPPLDETLLKVPVPSKVYGMDGELAAEIGGHEAREYVDSDEIPDLVKDAFLATEDVRFYEHNGVDYRRLAGAVLANVTRGFGAEGGSTITQQLVKLSFLSTDKTLKRKAQEFYLAYQLESRFTKDEILEMYLNRIYFSNYAYGISNAAQNYYGKSLDELELHEAAMLAGLPQSPNNYNPVTNPENAEQRRNIVLTLMVKHGKITEEEADEARAIPVDSTLADDVEKTNYSNKYNAFIDRVIEEISEQLGDVDPQADGLEIYTTLDVNAQEQVEYILSDESGIPHLENEDYQAGIALIDTQSGEIRAIGGGRNHMKTGTNYATDIRVQPASAIKPILDYAPAIEFLDWSTYHQINDEPYSYSSGTEINNWDNKHKGYLSMRQHLADSRNIPALKALQEVGLDKARDFAVKLGIPLEEEINEAYAIGGFSNGISPLQMAGAYSSFGSGGVYTEPFAVTKVVFQDGTSVNLNKESEVVMKDSTAFMITDMLKTSVRSGLATAANVPGLNIAGKSGTTNFSEDTISEYGIPEGGVPSTWFAGYTPTYTATVWTGFRKNGTDNYLRPIDGVNQDQYLSRIIFKQLMENISTTSEDKADFPVPNSVVRVPIEKGSNPPLKASEFTPSDQITNEYFVKGTEPTKVSKEYDKLPTPSGFTAKFDEEANVINLDWKYPEERLEGVTFTVNVAVNEGSPQPLTETKDLGLVVESPDPGATFTFEIIAVQDENNENRSDAATQTITIPEAVEEDDESIIPEIPNPPGDGEEPPGDGVEPPGDGEEPPGDGEEPPGDGEEPPGDGEEPPGDGEEPPGDGEEPPGDGEESDDANTQSNTNRNGQRDDSEDND; encoded by the coding sequence ATGACTGAAAAGTATCAATCAAGAGAACAGAGACGACAAGCTATGGAAGAAGAACGCAGTGCAAAATCCGGCACGAAAAAGAAAGGCCCAAAGAAAGGTCTATTCAAAAAAATATTCTTATCTGCACTTATTATCGGTATTGTAGGATTATTAACAGGTATAGGAACTTTCGCTTATTATGTCCAGAGCACACCACCGCTGGATGAGACATTACTAAAAGTCCCTGTTCCTTCCAAAGTTTATGGGATGGACGGAGAGCTTGCTGCTGAAATAGGCGGGCACGAAGCCAGGGAGTATGTCGATTCAGATGAAATTCCTGATCTCGTAAAAGATGCCTTTTTGGCTACAGAGGATGTTCGTTTTTATGAGCATAATGGAGTGGATTATAGACGTCTAGCTGGAGCAGTATTGGCAAACGTTACAAGAGGCTTTGGTGCTGAAGGTGGAAGTACCATTACTCAGCAGTTAGTAAAATTATCATTTTTGTCAACTGATAAAACCTTAAAGAGAAAAGCGCAGGAATTCTATTTGGCTTATCAATTAGAATCCCGTTTTACTAAAGACGAAATTTTGGAAATGTACTTAAACCGTATTTATTTTTCAAATTATGCTTATGGAATTTCCAATGCCGCACAGAATTATTATGGAAAGTCCCTTGACGAGTTAGAACTGCATGAAGCAGCTATGCTTGCAGGACTTCCACAAAGTCCCAACAATTATAATCCTGTCACAAACCCTGAAAATGCTGAACAACGACGTAACATCGTCCTGACTCTTATGGTGAAGCATGGAAAGATCACAGAAGAAGAAGCGGATGAAGCAAGAGCAATTCCAGTAGACTCCACTTTGGCTGACGATGTGGAGAAAACAAATTACTCCAATAAATACAACGCGTTTATAGATCGTGTCATTGAAGAAATATCTGAGCAATTAGGGGATGTTGATCCACAAGCAGACGGCCTTGAAATTTACACAACTCTTGATGTAAATGCACAAGAACAAGTGGAATACATCTTATCCGATGAAAGTGGCATACCGCATCTAGAAAACGAAGATTATCAAGCAGGAATTGCTTTAATTGATACTCAAAGTGGTGAAATTCGCGCTATTGGCGGCGGTAGAAACCATATGAAGACAGGTACCAATTATGCAACAGATATACGAGTTCAACCAGCATCAGCGATTAAGCCGATTCTTGACTATGCACCTGCAATTGAGTTCTTGGATTGGTCCACCTATCATCAAATTAATGATGAACCTTACAGTTACTCATCCGGAACAGAGATTAATAACTGGGACAACAAACATAAAGGTTACTTAAGCATGAGACAACATCTGGCAGATTCCCGTAATATTCCTGCATTAAAAGCTCTGCAAGAAGTTGGTTTGGATAAAGCAAGGGACTTTGCTGTTAAACTCGGCATACCACTTGAAGAAGAAATAAATGAAGCTTATGCTATTGGCGGATTTTCGAATGGTATCTCCCCTCTTCAAATGGCTGGAGCATACAGTTCATTTGGAAGCGGTGGAGTTTATACCGAACCATTCGCAGTAACGAAAGTCGTTTTCCAAGATGGTACTAGCGTTAACTTGAACAAAGAATCAGAAGTAGTTATGAAGGATTCCACTGCATTCATGATTACAGATATGCTTAAAACATCTGTACGAAGCGGATTAGCCACTGCAGCAAATGTACCTGGATTGAATATCGCAGGAAAGTCAGGAACCACTAACTTCTCTGAGGATACAATATCAGAATATGGAATACCTGAAGGTGGAGTTCCAAGCACTTGGTTTGCCGGATACACCCCAACTTATACTGCAACAGTTTGGACTGGTTTTAGGAAAAACGGAACAGATAATTATTTGCGACCAATTGACGGTGTAAACCAAGATCAATATTTATCAAGAATTATCTTTAAGCAATTAATGGAGAACATATCCACGACAAGTGAAGACAAAGCAGACTTCCCTGTTCCAAACAGTGTTGTCCGTGTTCCAATTGAAAAAGGATCAAATCCTCCATTAAAAGCAAGTGAGTTTACGCCATCAGATCAAATTACGAATGAATATTTCGTAAAAGGAACAGAACCTACAAAAGTTTCCAAAGAATATGATAAGCTCCCTACTCCATCTGGTTTTACTGCAAAGTTTGACGAGGAAGCAAATGTCATTAATCTAGATTGGAAATACCCTGAGGAACGTTTAGAAGGTGTAACATTTACTGTAAATGTAGCTGTTAATGAAGGATCTCCTCAGCCTCTAACTGAAACGAAAGATCTCGGTTTGGTTGTGGAGTCACCAGACCCTGGTGCTACCTTCACCTTTGAAATTATTGCAGTACAGGATGAAAACAATGAAAATAGAAGTGATGCTGCAACACAGACCATAACGATTCCTGAAGCGGTCGAAGAGGATGATGAAAGTATCATTCCAGAGATTCCGAATCCTCCTGGTGATGGTGAAGAGCCTCCTGGCGACGGTGTAGAACCTCCTGGTGACGGCGAAGAACCTCCTGGTGACGGCGAAGAGCCTCCTGGTGACGGCGAAGAGCCTCCTGGTGACGGCGAAGAGCCTCCTGGTGATGGTGAAGAACCTCCTGGTGATGGTGAAGAGCCTCCTGGTGATGGCGAAGAATCTGATGACGCAAATACACAGAGCAACACAAATCGAAATGGACAACGTGATGATTCCGAGGATAACGATTAA
- a CDS encoding YpoC family protein — protein sequence MKIPVTFLHPHFYSKQDSIPIKTFRLEDIIEIPFKYDIAYYQGAAPHQLPWEKTSDSIPLILNRWKEKETLLNSLHEIRNRKEAREEIILPIAWFLQMLFWMNGHPVRSLVDWKKEVEKLKWKPVNVDERFEFIIKKPEMYHAFIQLQQLFTESAKLFYKMKAVEKK from the coding sequence ATGAAGATACCGGTTACCTTTCTCCATCCCCATTTTTATTCAAAGCAAGACTCCATTCCCATAAAGACCTTTAGATTGGAAGATATTATTGAAATCCCATTCAAATATGATATAGCTTACTATCAGGGAGCAGCACCACATCAATTACCTTGGGAAAAGACAAGTGACTCGATACCGCTTATTCTCAATAGATGGAAAGAAAAAGAAACCCTTTTAAATTCTCTTCATGAAATTAGGAATCGCAAGGAGGCGAGAGAAGAAATCATTCTTCCGATTGCTTGGTTCCTGCAGATGTTGTTTTGGATGAATGGTCACCCTGTAAGAAGTTTAGTTGATTGGAAAAAAGAAGTGGAAAAATTAAAATGGAAGCCGGTAAATGTGGATGAGAGGTTTGAATTTATCATTAAGAAACCTGAGATGTATCACGCATTTATTCAGCTTCAACAGCTTTTCACGGAAAGCGCCAAGCTTTTTTATAAAATGAAGGCTGTAGAGAAGAAATAA